In Papio anubis isolate 15944 chromosome 20, Panubis1.0, whole genome shotgun sequence, a single window of DNA contains:
- the ZNF461 gene encoding zinc finger protein 461 isoform X4, which yields MGMPEPSAEEFVQGGLSVSKPAIISSLEQGKEPWMVVREETGRWCPGTWKTWGFHNNFLDNNEATDIKADLASRDEPQKLPPKSDIYETELFQWVNMEEFKSHSPERSIFRDIWEGNCHFEQHQGQEEGYFRQLMINHENMPIFSQHTLLTQEFYDREKISECKKCRKIFSYHLYFSHHKRTHSKELSECKECTEMVNTPCVFKQQTIQNGDKCNECKECWKAFVHCSQLKQHLRIHNGEKRYECNECGKAFNYGSELTLHQRIHTGEKPYECKECGKAFRQRSQLTQHQRLHTGEKPYECKQCGKAFIRGFQLTEHLRLHTGEKPYECKECGKTFRHRSHLTIHQRIHTGEKPYECRECGKAFSYHSSFSHHQKIHSGKKPYECHECGKAFCDGLQLTLHQRIHTGEKPYECKECGKTFRQCSHLKRHQRIHTGEKPHECVICGKAFRLHSHLIQHQRIHTGEKPYECKECGKAFSYHSSFSHHQRIHSGKKPYQCGKAFNHGLQLNLRQTLHTGEKPVRFPLLPPHPSLA from the exons GTACATGGAAAACTTGGGGATTTCACAATAATTTCTTGGACAATAATGAGGCTACAGACATAAAAGCAG ACTTGGCGTCCAGAGATGAGCCCCAGAAGTTACCTCCAAAAAGTGATATTTATGAAACAGAATTATTCCAGTGGGTTAACATGGAGGAATTTAAAAGCCATAGTCCTGAGAGATCAATTTTCAGAGATATCTGGGAAGGCAACTGTCATTTTGAGCAACATCAGGGACAAGAGGAGGGTTATTTTAGACAACTTATGATTAACCATGAAAACATGCCCATTTTTAGCCAACATACTTTACTCACTCAAGAATTTTATGATAGAGAGAAAATCTCTGAATGTAAAAAGTGTAGAAAAATCTTCAGTTACCATTTATATTTTAGTCACCACAAAAGAACTCATTCTAAAGAACTTTCCGAATGTAAAGAATGCACGGAAATGGTTAATACACCATGCGTTTTTAAACAACAGACAATTCAAAATGGTGACAAATGCAATGAGTGTAAAGAATGTTGGAAGGCCTTTGTTCATTGCTCACAACTTAAACAACATCTAAGAATTCATAATGGTGAAAAACGCTATGAATGTAAcgaatgtgggaaggcctttaaTTATGGCTCAGAACTTACTCTACATCAAAGaattcacactggtgagaaaccttatgaatgtaaagaatgtgggaaggcctttagACAGCGATCACAGCTTACTCAACATCAGAGACTTCATACTGgtgaaaaaccctatgaatgtaagcaatgtgggaaagcttttatTCGTGGCTTTCAACTTACTGAACATCTGCGACTCcatactggtgagaaaccttatgaatgtaaagaatgtggaaagACTTTTAGGCATCGCTCACATCTTACTatacatcagagaattcatactggtgagaaaccctatgaatgtcgggaatgtgggaaggcctttagCTATCACTCAAGCTTCTCGCACCATCAGAAAATTCATTCTGGCAAGAAACCTTATGAATGTCATGAATGTGGGAAGGCGTTTTGTGATGGCTTACAACTAACCCTACATCAGAGGattcatactggtgagaaaccctatgagtgtaaagaatgtgggaagaCTTTTAGACAGTGTTCACACCTCAAAagacatcagagaattcatactggtgagaaacctCATGAATGCGTGATATGTGGTAAGGCCTTTAGACTTCATTCACACCTTATTCAACatcaaagaattcatactggtgagaaaccctatgaatgtaaggagtgtgggaaagcctttagcTATCATTCAAGCTTCTCGCACCATCAGAGAATTCATTCTGGAAAGAAACCTTATCAATGTGGGAAGGCATTTAATCATGGATTACAACTTAACTTACGTCAGACTCTTCATACTGGTGAGAAGCCAGTCAggtttcctctcctccctccccatcctaGTCTAGCATGA
- the ZNF461 gene encoding zinc finger protein 461 isoform X5 yields MVLGPPIAYCCYIVMKMKKLLLYVILQMNFTHGTGQKVLEKKNLASRDEPQKLPPKSDIYETELFQWVNMEEFKSHSPERSIFRDIWEGNCHFEQHQGQEEGYFRQLMINHENMPIFSQHTLLTQEFYDREKISECKKCRKIFSYHLYFSHHKRTHSKELSECKECTEMVNTPCVFKQQTIQNGDKCNECKECWKAFVHCSQLKQHLRIHNGEKRYECNECGKAFNYGSELTLHQRIHTGEKPYECKECGKAFRQRSQLTQHQRLHTGEKPYECKQCGKAFIRGFQLTEHLRLHTGEKPYECKECGKTFRHRSHLTIHQRIHTGEKPYECRECGKAFSYHSSFSHHQKIHSGKKPYECHECGKAFCDGLQLTLHQRIHTGEKPYECKECGKTFRQCSHLKRHQRIHTGEKPHECVICGKAFRLHSHLIQHQRIHTGEKPYECKECGKAFSYHSSFSHHQRIHSGKKPYQCGKAFNHGLQLNLRQTLHTGEKPVRFPLLPPHPSLA; encoded by the exons ATGGTCCTGGGACCACCCATTGCGTACTGCTGCTATAtagtaatgaaaatgaagaaactacTACTGTATGTAATATTACAAATGAACTTCACACATGGTACTGGACAGAAGGTGCTGGAGAAAAAAA ACTTGGCGTCCAGAGATGAGCCCCAGAAGTTACCTCCAAAAAGTGATATTTATGAAACAGAATTATTCCAGTGGGTTAACATGGAGGAATTTAAAAGCCATAGTCCTGAGAGATCAATTTTCAGAGATATCTGGGAAGGCAACTGTCATTTTGAGCAACATCAGGGACAAGAGGAGGGTTATTTTAGACAACTTATGATTAACCATGAAAACATGCCCATTTTTAGCCAACATACTTTACTCACTCAAGAATTTTATGATAGAGAGAAAATCTCTGAATGTAAAAAGTGTAGAAAAATCTTCAGTTACCATTTATATTTTAGTCACCACAAAAGAACTCATTCTAAAGAACTTTCCGAATGTAAAGAATGCACGGAAATGGTTAATACACCATGCGTTTTTAAACAACAGACAATTCAAAATGGTGACAAATGCAATGAGTGTAAAGAATGTTGGAAGGCCTTTGTTCATTGCTCACAACTTAAACAACATCTAAGAATTCATAATGGTGAAAAACGCTATGAATGTAAcgaatgtgggaaggcctttaaTTATGGCTCAGAACTTACTCTACATCAAAGaattcacactggtgagaaaccttatgaatgtaaagaatgtgggaaggcctttagACAGCGATCACAGCTTACTCAACATCAGAGACTTCATACTGgtgaaaaaccctatgaatgtaagcaatgtgggaaagcttttatTCGTGGCTTTCAACTTACTGAACATCTGCGACTCcatactggtgagaaaccttatgaatgtaaagaatgtggaaagACTTTTAGGCATCGCTCACATCTTACTatacatcagagaattcatactggtgagaaaccctatgaatgtcgggaatgtgggaaggcctttagCTATCACTCAAGCTTCTCGCACCATCAGAAAATTCATTCTGGCAAGAAACCTTATGAATGTCATGAATGTGGGAAGGCGTTTTGTGATGGCTTACAACTAACCCTACATCAGAGGattcatactggtgagaaaccctatgagtgtaaagaatgtgggaagaCTTTTAGACAGTGTTCACACCTCAAAagacatcagagaattcatactggtgagaaacctCATGAATGCGTGATATGTGGTAAGGCCTTTAGACTTCATTCACACCTTATTCAACatcaaagaattcatactggtgagaaaccctatgaatgtaaggagtgtgggaaagcctttagcTATCATTCAAGCTTCTCGCACCATCAGAGAATTCATTCTGGAAAGAAACCTTATCAATGTGGGAAGGCATTTAATCATGGATTACAACTTAACTTACGTCAGACTCTTCATACTGGTGAGAAGCCAGTCAggtttcctctcctccctccccatcctaGTCTAGCATGA